A single window of Sebastes umbrosus isolate fSebUmb1 chromosome 16, fSebUmb1.pri, whole genome shotgun sequence DNA harbors:
- the akt1 gene encoding RAC-alpha serine/threonine-protein kinase, with amino-acid sequence MTNVVIVKEGWLHKRGEYIKNWRPRFFLLKSDGTFIGYKERPQDVDQLETPLNNFSVAKCQLMKTERPKPNTFIIRCLQWTTVIERTFHVETPEEREEWTKAIQAVAEGLQKQEQEMMDSSPDPMDMEVYLTKPRQKVTMHDFEYLKLLGKGTFGKVILVKEKATGRYYAMKILKKEVIVAKDEVAHTLTENRVLQNSKHPFLTGLKYSFQTHDRLCFVMEYANGGELFFHLSRDRVFSEERARFYGAEIVSALDYLHAERNVVYRDLKLENLMLDKDGHIKITDFGLCKEGITDGATMKTFCGTPEYLAPEVLEDNDYGRAVDWWGLGVVMYEMMCGRLPFYNQDHEKLFELILMEDIRFPRTLGPEARSLLSGLLKKEPMQRLGGGPDDAKEIMQHKFFAGIEWQDVYEKKLVPPFKPQVTSETDTRYFDEEFTAQTITITPPGQDDSMESFDSERRPHFPQFSYSASGTA; translated from the exons ATGACCAATGTGGTGATTGTCAAGGAGGGATGGCTGCATAAAAGAG GAGAATACATCAAGAACTGGAGGCCAAGGTTTTTTCTCCTGAAGAGTGATGGTACATTCATTGGCTACAAAGAGCGACCGCAAGATGTTGACCAGCTGGAAACCCCCTTAAATAACTTCTCTGTCGCAA AGTGCCAGCTGATGAAGACGGAACGGCCCAAGCCCAACACATTTATCATCCGCTGCCTGCAGTGGACCACTGTCATCGAGCGCACCTTCCACGTGGAGACCCCCGAGGAGAG GGAAGAATGGACTAAAGCCATCCAAGCAGTAGCTGAAGGCCTGCAGAAACAAGAGCAGGAGATGATGGACTCCTCTCCGGACCCCATGGACATGGAGGTCTACCTGACCAAACCCAGACAGAAAGTG ACTATGCACGACTTTGAATACCTCAAACTCCTGGGAAAAGGCACTTTTGGCAAAGTTATCCTGGTAAAGGAGAAGGCCACAGGACGCTACTACGCCATGAAGATCCTAAAGAAGGAGGTGATCGTAGCAAAA gatgaAGTggcgcacacactcacagagaacAGAGTCCTCCAGAATTCAAAGCATCCGTTCTTGACA GGACTGAAATACTCCTTCCAGACACATGACCGCTTGTGCTTCGTCATGGAGTATGCAAACGGTGGCGAG CTTTTCTTCCATCTGTCAAGGGACCGTGTATTCTCAGAGGAGCGGGCACGGTTCTACGGTGCAGAGATAGTGTCAGCGCTGGACTACCTGCATGCTGAAAGAAATGTGGTCTATCGAGATCTAAAG CTGGAAAACCTCATGCTGGACAAAGACGGACACATAAAGATCACAGACTTCGGCCTGTGTAAGGAGGGGATCACAGATGGAGCCACCATGAAAACCTTCTGTGGGACGCCAGAGTACCTAGCACCAGAG GTGCTAGAAGACAACGACTACGGCCGCGCTGTGGACTGGTGGGGTCTGGGGGTGGTGATGTACGAGATGATGTGCGGCAGACTGCCTTTCTACAACCAGGACCACGAGAAGCTGTTCGAGCTCATCCTCATGGAAGACATCCGCTTCCCTCGGACACTCGGCCCCGAGGCGCGCTCGCTGCTCTCTGGCCTTCTTAAGAAGGAACCGATGCAGAG GTTAGGTGGAGGGCCCGACGACGCCAAGGAAATCATGCAGCACAAGTTCTTCGCAGGCATCGAATGGCAAGATGTTTACGAGAAGAAG CTGGTCCCGCCGTTCAAGCCCCAAGTTACCTCGGAGACGGACACACGATATTTTGATGAGGAGTTCACAGCACAGACCATCACTATAACGCCACCCGGACAAG